In Planctomycetaceae bacterium, the sequence CACGGCCGTGGCCAAGGCCTTGGCGGGCCGGCCGGAGCTCCAGGACCGGTTCCTGCCCCCCGCGCTGCGCGAAGCCATCGACCGCGCAGGAGGCCGATGAATTATGCGTCGCGGCAGATTCGACGGCCGTCAAAAAGCAATACAAAGCTGCTCTGTGTTCTCTGTGTCTCTGTGGTCGAATTGTTTTGGTGCGAACGCGCGGGGCAAGCCCCGCCGCTAACGCTGCAAGCAAGAACCGGGTGGAGGGAGTTGGTTCCGCGCTGCCCGGTTTGTTGTTCAATTGGAAATTGTAAATTGGAAATCGAAAATCACTGCGCCTTGAGTAGATAGCAATGTCACTACTGTCACTGATCAATCCGCGGCGGCTGCTCGACCGCTCCGGGCACGACCTGCTGGTGATGGGCGACGAGCGCCTCGCGGCCGAACCGCCCGGGCGATTTGCCAACACGGGGTTTGCGCTGATGCTGGCGGCCGCCGTCTGGGGCGTGGGCGCGGCATGGCTGTGGGGGGCGTCGTGGGAGCTCTTCGGCGGCGTGGGCAATTCGGAACTGGCCATGCCGGCGGCTGTCACATTGGCGGCGATCGTCGCCTGGCCGCTGCGGCGGGCTCTGGCGTCGCTGGTGGAAACGCTGTTCGGTCGCGACGCGACGGTGCGGTCCCTGTGCGGGGCGGCGCTGCTGATCCTGATGTTCGCGGCGATGTTTCACCTCAAGGCCGATTGGTCGCGCAGCGAGTGGGCGATGTGGCAGCCGATAGCGGGCATCCGCCCGCAGTGCAAGATTTACCGCGTGCTGATCCTCATGCCGCTGTGGGGCTGCTGGTCCATGCTGGCGGTTTGCCAGTTCTGCAAGAAACCTCCGGCCGAACCCGACGGCAAGGGCGGCACGTCTGCCCCGATGGCGACGTTCGCCCGCTCGTGCGGGCCCGGCGCGACGGCCTTGTGGCTGGCCATCGCCCTGGCGGCCAGCATGGGCTACTACGGATACATGGGCGAAGGGGCGCAACTGACGATGGCCGGCGCGAGCATCGCCGCGGCCATCGTTGGAACGCTGATCCTGTGCCGGCTCGGGGGCGGGCTCACGCGGCGCGCCCTGCTGGCGGGCAACGCCCTGACGCAACTGGTGCATCTGCTGACGTTCCTGGCGCTGCAAAACATTGCCATCGCCTGAGAACCGGCGTATAGTACGACATCGCTGGATCGGTGGTTTTCGTGTGGCGGACATCCTGTCCGCGCGTGTCGCGGGCGGCCCGCCCGCGCAATGCGATAAACCATGCGAAGGCAAGATGCCTTCGCCACGCGCGGGCGAGACGACCGCGACACGGTCCCAAACCCGAGGAGCCGCAGCATGAACGTATATCAAGGCAATCTGGTGGCGCCGGCCGGCGCCAAGTTCGCCATCATCGTCAGCCGCTTCAATGAGTTCGTCACCGGCAAGCTCCTGGAAGGCTGCCTCGACGGCCTGGTGCGCCATGACGTCAAGGACGACGATATCGACGTCGTCTGGTCGCCGGGGGCCTTCGAGATCCCCGTGCTGGCCCAGCAGCTCGCGGCCACCAAGCGATACGCGGCCGTCATCTGCCTCGGGGCCGTCATCCGCGGCGGGACCGACCATTATCAGTACGTCGCCTCGGAAGTCGCCAAGGGCGTGGCGATGGCCTCGATGAGCACCTCCGTGCCGTGCATCTTCGGCGTGCTGACGTGCGACACTGTCGAGCAGGCCGTCGACCGCGCCGGCGCCAAGAGCGGCAACAAGGGCGCCGCCGCCGCCGCGGCCGCTCTGGAAATGGCCAACCTCATCAGCCAGTTGCCCAGCGCGACCAAGCGGGGCAAGTAACGCTGTGCTAGCCCGCCATCGCGCAAGACGCCTGGCCCTTCAGGGGCTCTGCTGCCTCGACGTGCAGGGACCCGCGGCTCGCCCGAACCTCAGGGAATTCTTCGCCGACAGCGACGAAGACCCCGCCACGCGCAATGAGGCCGCCAAAATGCTCGACGTGGCGCTGCAGCGACGCGACGAGGCCGACGCCATCATGACCCGCCACGCCAAACACTGGGACCTGCAGCGCCTGGCGATGGTCGACCGAAACGTGCTGCGACTGACGATCGCCGAGATGATCGACGGCCGCACGCCCGCCAAGGTCGCCATCACCGAAGGCATCAAGCTGGCCCAGGAGTTTTCCACCGCCGAAAGCCCGAGATTCATCAACGGCATCCTGGACGCGGTGGCGAGGGAATTGGGTTTGGAAGAAGAAAGAAAATCCTAAACACTAAATCCTAAATCCTAAACAAATTCAAAAGGACAAATCGAATGATCGAAAGAAAAACCCTAAACTCTAATATCGAAATACTAAGCAAATTCAAAACAGACAAAATCAAATGATCAAAACCGGGATGGTATCGCGGCGTGTTTTGGTGATTAGAGTTTTTGAATTTGGTTCTTGTTTAGGATTTAGAGCTTAGGACTTAGGATTTGGAGTTCCAAAGTGGCTTTGTTCAGAAAAGCAATCGAGAAGCTCGCCGCCGGGCTGGCCCGGACGCGGCAGAAATTTGTCGGCTCGCTCAAGTCGCTGCTGACGGGGCGAAAGCTCGACCATGCTCTGCTGGACGACATCGAGGCCGAGCTCATCCAGGCCGACATCGGCGTCGCGGCGGCCACCAAGATCTGCTCCGATCTCGAAGCGGCCTTTAAGGACAAACGCATCGAGAAGGGCGACGACGCCATCGGGTTCCTCAAGGACGAGCTCAAGAAATATTGGCCGCCCGCCGACCGCTCCCTGCGGCTGGCCGCACAGGGGCCCACCGTCGTGATGGTCGCCGGCGTCAACGGAGCGGGCAAGACCACCTCCGTGGCCAAGCTCGCCTACCAGTTCAAGTCCGAGGGCAAGAAGGTCGTGCTCGCCGCGGCGGACACGTTCCGCGCCGCGGCCGTCGAGCAGCTCACCATCTGGGCGGGGCGCATCGGCGTCGAGATCGTCGCCGGCAAGGGCGCCGACCCGGCGGCCGTGGTCTTCGACGCCTGCGACGCGGCGACGGCCCGCGGGGCGGACATTCTGCTGGTGGACACGGCCGGGCGGCTTCACACGCAGGACCACCTGATGCGCGAGCTGACGAAGATTCGCGACGTGGTGGCCCGCAAGATCCCCGGCGCCCCGCACGAGGTGCTGCTGGTGGTCGACGCCACGACCGGCCAGAACGCCATCAACCAGGCCAAGGTCTTCTCCAAGGCCATCGACGTGACGGGCATCTTCCTGGCCAAGCTCGACGGCACCGCCAAAGGCGGCATCGTGGTAGCCATCCGCTCCGAGGTGAACATCCCCGTAAAGTTCGTCGGCCTCGGCGAGACCTACGAAGACGTGGAACCCTTCGACCCGGACCAGTTCGTCGAAGCTCTCTTCGCGTGAGTGGGTGGCACAGCCTTTCCAGGCTGTGAGGCCACAGGCTGGAAAGCCTGTGCCACCTGTCGGATCGTGTCGCGGGCGTCTCGCCCGCGCGTGCCGAGGGCATCTTGCCCTCGCTGGGGCAGGTGCGACTTTTGCACATGCCGCGCTTAACCCTCTTGACAGAACCGGCCGATATAGTGATGATAATACCTTCCGGCCCCGAGGCCGGGAGTGACTACCTTCCCCGATAGCTCAATGGTAGAGCGAGCGGCTGTTAACCGCTAGGTTCTAGGTTCAAATCCTAGTCGGGGAGTCCTTCGACTCGCTGCGCTCGCTCAGGACTTCGTCCTCACGGCTGCACGGCGTAGAGTCAGGGAAACTGTATCCTGGGGAAGCGAGTCGAAGGATGCTGAGCGAACGAAGTGAGTCGAAGCATTCCCTGATCGCGGCGCTCGCTCAGGATGCTGAGCGAGCCCAGCGAGTCGAAGCAGTCTGGCACGTTTACATCCTCCTCTGTCGCGATGGTGCGTACTACGTCGGCGTAACCAATGACCTCGAGCGTCGCTGCAGTGAGCATTTCACCGGCCGCGGCGGCCACTACACCAAGTACAATCCGCCCCTCCGCCTGGCATGGCACGAGGCTCATCCCACCCGCGCGGCTGCCGAAGCACGGGAACGACAACTCAAAGGCTGGACTCGCCGAAAGAAACAAGCTCTCATGGCCGGAGACTTGGCGCTGTTGAAGAGACTCTAAGGAACCTTTCGCCCCGCCAAGAGCAAAGTCCTGAGCGAGCAAATGAGCGAGTCGAAGGGCAACGGCCCAAACTCTCTGACTCTCCGGTGAACAGCTCGCCAGTGGTTAACAGACCCGTCCGCACCGGGACCATGAGCAATTTACGCCAGCAGGCCGAGCGAATCACGCGCCGATGCCGTAGAAGTAGACGGTTCTGGTGCTGCGGTCGATCACGAGGTAATGTGTGCCCTGGTGGGTCCAGCCGTTCTTTACGTCGCTCAGTTCGTAGCATTCTTTCGTGGAGATAGATGCCGGGTCCCAGGCTGGCGTGAAACGGTCGTACCCGGCAGGAAGCTTGAAGCGGAAGGAAATGGATGCCCAGGTGGCGGGCTTAAACCCTTGGGCAATCACCGCGTCGATGTCCGCCTTGGATGCGTTGAACCGCAGATAAAGGCTATAGCCCTGCCATGTGTCCCCGACACCTTGCAGGTTGGTGATGCTGGCGGAAATGGGATTCTGGATGGTGTATTGAAACATCTCCTGTGGCATGTTGGCCGAAGAAGGCCCGCTCCCCGAATCGCAGCCAGCAAGCACAAGACAAACGAGCGTCAGCAACCCATAGGAAATTCGCTTCAATGCTTCCCCCCTCATGGTCCGTAGATGGTGACGAATTCGCTGTACGTTACCAGCATCGCTGTCTGATGCAGGACCAGGAACGCCGCGCACAAAGCCAAGTTCAGCGCACCGAAACTACCTGCCGTCACTCGCCATAGCCGTCTGTGAAACATCCAAGCCGCCGCGAGGCCCATTACCATTGCCGCAGCGCTTGCCAAATAGACCATCGAGAAGTAACCATCGGCAACATGGTTCATTCCCGGCTGGCTATTGTAGGTGAACCAGAACAACCGGAGTCGATTAGCGATTTCCAGCCCCAAGCCGATCGCGGCCACGGCTGCAACCAGCAGGCACAACGCAGCAGTAGTCTGGCGAAGTCGCCCGATCGCCCCTGATGTTGATGGTTGGGCTTCCATAGTGCTCATTATCGGCTGTGTTGGCGGGAGATGTCCAGCGCGATTCGTCCGGCAACAGCCGGTTGCTTCCGCATCCTACCGCCATTTCGAACTCGCGCCGGGTAAGTAAGAGAAGGACGAGCAACACCAACCCAGCCAGACAGCGTGCCGGTCGCTAAGCGAAGGCCGTTGTGGGCGCTTCCGCAAGGAGCCCGCAATGCGCCACGAACTGGACGACCGGATCGAACCGAGATCGCATCGGGCGTCGTGTTGCGTGGCCGGGCTGGGAGCATTAGTATGAGCATCGACTGGGGGGGGTAAGCCGTCAACAGGGGTTAATGAAGATCAGACGGCATGCCAGTCGCAACGATAGAAAGGAGTCGGCTATGGACCTCGGCATGGACATGTGGAAGTACTTTGGCATCACTCACACTGACCACACGGTTATGAATCCCTTGAGCCTGGAGAAGACGCGGGAGCTCGTGGGGCTGCTGCGGCTGGCGGATGGCGGACGCGTCTTGGACGTGGCCTGCGGCAAAGCGGAGTTCCTGTGCCTGGTGGCCGAGGCGTACGGCGTGACGGCCACGGGCGTCGAGCTTTCGCCCTATACCATTGCGGCGGCCCGCGAGAACGTGCAGGCCCGCGGCCTGGGCGGCCGCATCGAGTTGCTCCACATGGACGGCGGCCAGTACCAGCCCGATGCGCCGGAGAGTCTGGACTTGGCATCGTGCATCGGGGGCTCGTGGGTGTACGGGAATCACAAGGGCACGCTGGAGGTCTTGACGAAGATGACCCGCCCCGGCGGCCTGGTGCTCGTGGGCGAGCCGTTCTGGGCGGCCGACCCCGACCCGGAATACCTCAAGCTCACGGGCTCTGATCTGAGCCTGTGCGGAACCCATGCCGGCAACGTGGCCGTTGGCGAGGACGTCGGCCTCGCTCTGCTCTATACTCTGGTGGCCAACCCGGACGACTGGGACCGCTACGAGGGGCTCCAATGGCGCGCCGCCGAGCAATATGCCGCCGCCCACCGGGACGATCCCGACGTAGAGGCCCTGCTCCGCAGCACCCGCAGGAATCGCGACGCCTATCTCCGCTACGGCCGCAACTGCATGGGCTGGGCGATATACCTTTTTCAGAAGCCCTGAAGATTCTGCGCAGAGACGGATTTCTCTTCAGGCAAACACGTGCTCGGGGCGGAGGTAGGACAGGTGCAGGTCGCTGTCGCGGAGTGACTTCTGCAACTCGCGGCGTTGGGAGTCTTTCATTGGTTGGAAGTCGTAGCACACAGCCGTGTTCTGCTGGAGTTGCTTGCGGTCGTAGATGCCGTTGACGACGACGTGGATCGGCAGCGACAGCGCGTAGCGCAGCAGGTTTTCCGGCGAGGTTTTGCCGGCCTCGCCGCCGACGAGAAGGCCGGGCAGGCCCTGCGTGCCCTTGCGGCTGTACTGCGGGGTTCCGCCCATGACTTTCATCGCGATGATGCCGAGCTTCTGCTTCTGGGCGGCCGGCAGGAGCGTCTCCTCGCACGCGAGCCCGTTTTTTGTGGGGTTGAAGGTTGCCAGCAACGTGTCGAACTCGTACATCTCGACGGCCTGCTTCATCCGCTCGGCGCCGCAGTGGCCGGTCACGCCGATGAAGCGGATCACCTTCTGATCCCGCAGCTTCCGCACAAGCGTGTAGATGCCGTCGGGTTTGCCCAGGCGGGCGAGGTCCTCGGCGGCTGTTATGCTGTGGATTTGCAGGCAGTCCAGATGATCGGTTTGGAGCAGCTTGAGGCTCGTCTCGATGTCGCGCATCGCCTTGTCGGCGTCGCGCTCGAGCGTCTTGGTCGCCAGGTAGACATCCTTGCGGCGGCGGCCGATCGCCTTGCCGAAGCGGCGTTCGCTGTTGCGGGGGTCGTCCTGGCGGCCGTACATCGGTGCGGTGTCCAGGTACGTGATCCCCGCGTCGATGCAGTCGTTGACGAATCGCCCGGCCATCTCATCGTCGGCAAAATCCGTCAGCGCGCTCTGGCCGCCCAAGGCCAGGATACTCACTTCGACCCCGGTCTTGCCGAGGGAGCGCTTGGGCATCTTGCCGGCGGAGGATGCGAAAGCGACCGCCGCGGAATCTAACCCGGCCAGCCCCGCGCCAGCCGCGCCGGCGGCGATGAGTTTCAGGACGTCTCGTCGTGCAATGCCGTGCTTCATGTCGTGATCCTGCTTCAATGCTTCACCTTTCTCGTGCAATTGTTCCACTGAGCCCAGACCAGGTAGGCGCACCACAGTGCGGCCGGCACCAGCGTCAGAACCAACAGCAGCTCCGACGAGGCAGCCGTGGCGCTGCCGGCCCAGGCCAGCAGGAAGCCCATCGGAACGGATCCGACGCACAGCGCCGACACGAAGCGTCCGCGGTGCATCCCGGCCAGGCCCGCCATGAAGGTCAGGACTTCGGGCATGACGGGCAGGGCGCGCGAGGCGATGATTCCGCCGACGCCCCAGGTGTCGAAGAAACGCTGGAGGTCGGCCATCTCCTCTTCGCTGGCCAGGAACCTGGCCGCCTTGCGCCCGGCCACACGCGCCAGCGCGTACGCCACCAGCCCGGCCAGAACCGACCCCGCCGCCCCGACCACCCCTCCCCAGAAGGTGCCGTAAATGACCCCCGTCGCCGCCACCACCGGAGCGGCCGGTATCGGCAAAAACAGGTCCGCAACCAGCAGGGCGATGGCGACAGCCCACGCGTACGGTCTTGCCGACGCGACCCATGCGGCAAACTCCGCCGACTCGAAATAGGCATCCATCGCCCTGTGCCAGAGGAAGTACGGCACAAGGATCAAGACGACAATGCCCGCCACAATTGCGGCCAGTTTCAGATGCGTGGTCTGCCTGGAAGTCATGACATAGAGGATACCCGCGAAGTGACCACGGTGGTATCCGGAACGTTGACTACCGCGTCGAAGGCATCCAGTACGGGAGTCTGCAGGAAAGCTCCCTGCATCTGGATTCGATCGGGAGCCCCCTGGCCGTCGCGCGGCGCGGTACGCAGGTCGGCAATCGCCAGACCCAGCCCCGCGTCGACAAATGCCTTTTCAACGCTGCCTTCTTCTGGCGGCGGGACCGGTTGGCTCTTGATGGCAAAGCCAAACTCTGCGTTCTCGTCCAGGAGCATGTCGGCGGTCTGACCGCTGGTGCTGGTAAGGGCAATGGCAAAGTAATCCTCGCCCATCGCCCGCCCGAGGTGCTGGCCCATCGGGAACGCGGAAAGCCGGCCGTCATAGCTGATCGCGGTCTTCTGAATATGTGCGTTGTGTGCTTGCAGGACCATGCGCGAATCGGGGGCGTGATCCAGGTGCCACTGCACCGACTCGGCCATGTAGATTTCCCTGTCGGTGGTGTCGGCCGTCAACCCGCGCCCCGCATACAGGTCGGCCATCGCGGAGAAGTGATAGTCGGCGCAGCAGGCCGCTTCGAGTCGTCGCAGGGCGATATCATAGCTCGACTGATCGCTGCGGCTGATGTAGAGCACCGCCGCGGCGCGGAAGCGGATCAGAAGCCGCGCGAGCACGCTCGTCAAGGCGTTCTGTTCAGCGGCGTTGAGCCGGGCCCATGCCGGTGATGCCGTAGCCATTGAACTGCCCGCAACCTTGCTCGCAATGCCCAGCGCTTTCTCCAGCCGGGGCATGGACTCCGGGTCAACCTTGCGAACATAGTCAGCCAGCGGCTCCAGCGCGGGCAGCAGCGATCCGCCTGCGGCGGGGATGTCGACTCCTGCAAAACGAACGGCACTTGCGGCGTCGGCATTATGTCGACGCAGCCACCGTAACTGTTCGGCGAATCCCAGGGGCAACATCCCCGCGACGAGTTGGTCCAGGTCGCCGTCCGCACCGCCGCCGCGCGCCCAGGCATCGACAGCGACGCCTTCGCTGAAGCCGAACTCAAACGCGAAAATCGTAAACCCGCATCGCTCGACCAGGAACCGAAGTATCCGCTGCCGCATCAGCCAATATTCGCGGATGAAATGGGAACTCTCGCCGATCGCCACCACCCGCGCGTGGCCAATCATGTCTTTGAGCGGCTCCAGATCATCCAGCGGCGCATCAGGAGCAAAACTCGACAACGCGACGCCGTGGCGAGAAAGCCAATTGGCAAAACGGTCACCGCTCGATGTTCCAGCCGACATGAGGGCGAAGATAGCACCTCCAGATCGGTTGTGCGAGTAAAGATTGGCCCGCAGACCTCGCGTCACCCGTTCTGCCGCAGAATCCCGCCAACGCCAACTCAAAAGGCTGGCCCCACGCCAAGAAGATTGCCCTGGCACAAGGCGACATGGAACGGCTGAAGCGCTTGTTAGACCGTTGCCTCTTTGGCCCTTGGCCCGAAGATCGCCCCGAACTCTCTGACTGTGATTTCGAACTCGACTCACTCGGAGCAGCGGCATCATCGCAAGGCATAGTTGACGACTACCGTCCGATTTAGGCCGTCGCTGTCGAACTTGACGAAGGCTTCCGGCCCACGCGACCGGACCATTCGCAGCACCCATCGGCCATCCTTCTGGATCACTTCATTGAACGATTCGGGGGTAATCTCGATCTTGCCGACCGGCTTGCCATTGGCGTGCTTGAACGTCCGCTCGGCAAAGGCGTCGTTGGCAAGTTTGGCGGCCAAGACACGTGCCTGTCGCTTGGTCAGCGCCTTGTCCTTCTCCAGCGTCGGCAGATCCGTCAAACTGGCCTCTTCAAAGCTCCACGTCTGGCGACGGGCCATCCACCACTCGACCATCTTTGGTATCGCGTCGTCGAGCTGAGGAGTCCACGTCCCGCCTGCCTCGTACCCAAAGCGGTCATCGAAGATCGTGGCTAGACGTGTGAAGGTATTGTGGAGCGACTGACGGAAGGATGCCGCATTGGATTCTTTCGCCTGTGGCGAAGGGTTGTCGATCGGCCAAGGCTCTTTGACCGTCAGGCACTCGATCAGAATATCGATGCCACACTTGTCCTGTCGATCAATCAAGGCCGCTCCAACATGCCAGCGTTGGGTCCAACCGATGCTGCCCGTTACGTCCGCTGCCGCCTTGTGTAGCTCCATCAGCCTGGCGACGGCTTCTTCCCGCGAATCGATGCGTTGAAGAACATCGATCTCCATGCGATGGCCGAGCAGCTTTTCACCGAGTGCCTGTCGGACTCTGTCAGCAGCCCCCCAGTTGATCAGCGTCCGCATTACGCCATCGGGCAGTTTCTCCCTTTCGACACTCAGCGCACCATACAACCGGTCAAGGGCTGCTTGGCGGATGCCCTTGGGTATCGCGTTGGAAAAGTTGCTTAGACCCAT encodes:
- a CDS encoding aldo/keto reductase codes for the protein MKHGIARRDVLKLIAAGAAGAGLAGLDSAAVAFASSAGKMPKRSLGKTGVEVSILALGGQSALTDFADDEMAGRFVNDCIDAGITYLDTAPMYGRQDDPRNSERRFGKAIGRRRKDVYLATKTLERDADKAMRDIETSLKLLQTDHLDCLQIHSITAAEDLARLGKPDGIYTLVRKLRDQKVIRFIGVTGHCGAERMKQAVEMYEFDTLLATFNPTKNGLACEETLLPAAQKQKLGIIAMKVMGGTPQYSRKGTQGLPGLLVGGEAGKTSPENLLRYALSLPIHVVVNGIYDRKQLQQNTAVCYDFQPMKDSQRRELQKSLRDSDLHLSYLRPEHVFA
- a CDS encoding VTT domain-containing protein codes for the protein MTSRQTTHLKLAAIVAGIVVLILVPYFLWHRAMDAYFESAEFAAWVASARPYAWAVAIALLVADLFLPIPAAPVVAATGVIYGTFWGGVVGAAGSVLAGLVAYALARVAGRKAARFLASEEEMADLQRFFDTWGVGGIIASRALPVMPEVLTFMAGLAGMHRGRFVSALCVGSVPMGFLLAWAGSATAASSELLLVLTLVPAALWCAYLVWAQWNNCTRKVKH
- the ftsY gene encoding signal recognition particle-docking protein FtsY, which produces MALFRKAIEKLAAGLARTRQKFVGSLKSLLTGRKLDHALLDDIEAELIQADIGVAAATKICSDLEAAFKDKRIEKGDDAIGFLKDELKKYWPPADRSLRLAAQGPTVVMVAGVNGAGKTTSVAKLAYQFKSEGKKVVLAAADTFRAAAVEQLTIWAGRIGVEIVAGKGADPAAVVFDACDAATARGADILLVDTAGRLHTQDHLMRELTKIRDVVARKIPGAPHEVLLVVDATTGQNAINQAKVFSKAIDVTGIFLAKLDGTAKGGIVVAIRSEVNIPVKFVGLGETYEDVEPFDPDQFVEALFA
- the nusB gene encoding transcription antitermination factor NusB, translated to MLARHRARRLALQGLCCLDVQGPAARPNLREFFADSDEDPATRNEAAKMLDVALQRRDEADAIMTRHAKHWDLQRLAMVDRNVLRLTIAEMIDGRTPAKVAITEGIKLAQEFSTAESPRFINGILDAVARELGLEEERKS
- a CDS encoding erythromycin esterase family protein is translated as MSAGTSSGDRFANWLSRHGVALSSFAPDAPLDDLEPLKDMIGHARVVAIGESSHFIREYWLMRQRILRFLVERCGFTIFAFEFGFSEGVAVDAWARGGGADGDLDQLVAGMLPLGFAEQLRWLRRHNADAASAVRFAGVDIPAAGGSLLPALEPLADYVRKVDPESMPRLEKALGIASKVAGSSMATASPAWARLNAAEQNALTSVLARLLIRFRAAAVLYISRSDQSSYDIALRRLEAACCADYHFSAMADLYAGRGLTADTTDREIYMAESVQWHLDHAPDSRMVLQAHNAHIQKTAISYDGRLSAFPMGQHLGRAMGEDYFAIALTSTSGQTADMLLDENAEFGFAIKSQPVPPPEEGSVEKAFVDAGLGLAIADLRTAPRDGQGAPDRIQMQGAFLQTPVLDAFDAVVNVPDTTVVTSRVSSMS
- a CDS encoding class I SAM-dependent methyltransferase, with the protein product MDLGMDMWKYFGITHTDHTVMNPLSLEKTRELVGLLRLADGGRVLDVACGKAEFLCLVAEAYGVTATGVELSPYTIAAARENVQARGLGGRIELLHMDGGQYQPDAPESLDLASCIGGSWVYGNHKGTLEVLTKMTRPGGLVLVGEPFWAADPDPEYLKLTGSDLSLCGTHAGNVAVGEDVGLALLYTLVANPDDWDRYEGLQWRAAEQYAAAHRDDPDVEALLRSTRRNRDAYLRYGRNCMGWAIYLFQKP
- the ribE gene encoding 6,7-dimethyl-8-ribityllumazine synthase translates to MNVYQGNLVAPAGAKFAIIVSRFNEFVTGKLLEGCLDGLVRHDVKDDDIDVVWSPGAFEIPVLAQQLAATKRYAAVICLGAVIRGGTDHYQYVASEVAKGVAMASMSTSVPCIFGVLTCDTVEQAVDRAGAKSGNKGAAAAAAALEMANLISQLPSATKRGK
- a CDS encoding GIY-YIG nuclease family protein, which codes for MLSERSESKHSLIAALAQDAERAQRVEAVWHVYILLCRDGAYYVGVTNDLERRCSEHFTGRGGHYTKYNPPLRLAWHEAHPTRAAAEARERQLKGWTRRKKQALMAGDLALLKRL